The Herbiconiux sp. A18JL235 region GCACCCGCTGCACCGCCCAGCCGTGCTCGTCGTCCTGGAGACCCAGGGGCATGTCATGGGAGGCGAGGCGGGTGGTGGCACCTGCCTCGCTGAGGTGCAGGGTGAGGCCGTGGCCCGCATCCGCGAACTCCACCACACCCGTGCGGGTGTCGATGCGCGCATGGAAGAGGGTGACGAAACCACCCAGGTCGTCGAGGCGAGGGGCGATCTCGCGAGAGGCCCGCCGCAGTGCTTCGTCGGGTGACTCCCCCGCGCCCCCGGCCTCCGGATGCAGCAGAGTCCGCAGCGCTTCGGCCACCGCGCCCGCGCGCGGGCCCTTGCCCATCACGTCGCCGAGCGTCGCCACGATCGCCTCGCCGTCGCCCGACCACCCGTAAAGGTCGCCGCTGACCTCGCCGAACGGAAGGGCGAGCGCGGTGGCGTCGACGGCTCCGGCGTGCAGCGACGGCAGATCACGAGACTGGCTCGCGGCCCCCGCAGCGTCGACGGGCTCCTCGAGCCCCTCGCGCAGCTCGCCCTCGGCCCAGCGCCCGAGGGCCTCGAGCCGGGAGCGCTCCTCCGCGCTCAGCGAGCGCGCGTCGGGGTGCATGACGCACAGGGTTCCCACCGCGAGCCCACCGGGCA contains the following coding sequences:
- a CDS encoding SpoIIE family protein phosphatase, with protein sequence MLEPRTDAQEDARLEALAAVGVLGTPPEERFDRITRLAQNLLDAPMSYLNMVDRDSLVVKSPQPEPGPAPRYPYGTAFCEYTVHGEGLFEVPDARHDPRFSETPAVTHFGVGSYAGVPLRVPGGLAVGTLCVMHPDARSLSAEERSRLEALGRWAEGELREGLEEPVDAAGAASQSRDLPSLHAGAVDATALALPFGEVSGDLYGWSGDGEAIVATLGDVMGKGPRAGAVAEALRTLLHPEAGGAGESPDEALRRASREIAPRLDDLGGFVTLFHARIDTRTGVVEFADAGHGLTLHLSEAGATTRLASHDMPLGLQDDEHGWAVQRVQLERGDILLSVTDGMLDAYDSTLASLDRIAEELRAEPAVPAFLDSMTARIAIARVDDDVTILAITFS